One window from the genome of Entelurus aequoreus isolate RoL-2023_Sb linkage group LG04, RoL_Eaeq_v1.1, whole genome shotgun sequence encodes:
- the chga gene encoding chromogranin-A isoform X1 — protein MIALLTVTLLIKGVLTLPVTPHEPENCDDVKVMKCVVEALADVLSRPRPSPVSQECLQTLRTDERLLTLLRHYDFLKELHDIAPQGGEDRVKPPGGAIAPSHVTRAPLSLEDDVSDQSMLDALGGPGEQSILSQKRRMTGNEDAKEEEEEEKKGSEGLKSKEFNSEDEEEEDKRSDIFFSDHSEEKKSEEENEDEMKRSRMKSSGGEKQQEEHHHSKEMSEAEEVTKKKEMKMKKRNRTPEEKELQMIAQRGPEEEGSAVRKTEQEEDVERLAAIESDLENVAQKLHDLRRG, from the exons ATGATTGCTCTGCTGACTGTGACGCTCCTCATCAAAGGCG TTTTGACATTGCCTGTGACTCCGCATGAGCCGGAGAATTGCGACGATGTCAAG GTCATGAAATGCGTGGTGGAGGCGCTGGCTGACGTGCTGTCCAGGCCACGCCCTTCACCTGTCAGCCAGGAGTGTCTGCAGACGTTGAGGACAG ACGAGCGTCTTCTTACTCTCCTGCGCCATTACGACTTTCTGAAAGAGCTGCACGACATCGCCCCCCAGG GTGGCGAAGACAGAGTCAAGCCACCAGGGGGTGCCATTGCACCCAGTCACGTGACGCGAGCTCCTCTGAGTTTAGAAGATGACGTCTCAG atcaaTCCATGTTGGACGCTTTAGGAGGACCTGGCGAGCAATCCATCCTGTCCCAGAAAAGAAGGATGACCGGGAATGAGGAcgcaaaggaggaggaggaggaggagaaaaaag GATCTGAAGGATTGAAATCTAAGGAGTTTAACAGTGAAGATGAAGAGGAGGAAGACAAGAGATCTGATATCTTCTTCTCAGACCATTCTGAGGAGAAAAAGAGTGAGGAGGAGAATGAGGATGAGATGAAGAGGAGCAGGATGAAATCATCAGGAGGTGAAAAGCAGCAGGAAGAACATCATCACTCAAAGGAGATGTCAGAGGCAGAGGAGGTGACGAAGAAGAAGGAAATGAAGATGAAGAAAAGGAACAGAACTCCAGAAGAGAAGGAGCTGCAGATGATCGCTCAAAGAGGACCAGAGGAGGAGGGCAGTGCTGTACGGAAGACAGAG CAGGAGGAAGATGTTGAAAGGCTCGCCGCCATCGAGTCCGACCTGGAAAACGTGGCTCAGAAGCTTCACGATCTTCGACGAGGCTGA
- the chga gene encoding chromogranin-A isoform X2 translates to MKCVVEALADVLSRPRPSPVSQECLQTLRTDERLLTLLRHYDFLKELHDIAPQGGEDRVKPPGGAIAPSHVTRAPLSLEDDVSDQSMLDALGGPGEQSILSQKRRMTGNEDAKEEEEEEKKGSEGLKSKEFNSEDEEEEDKRSDIFFSDHSEEKKSEEENEDEMKRSRMKSSGGEKQQEEHHHSKEMSEAEEVTKKKEMKMKKRNRTPEEKELQMIAQRGPEEEGSAVRKTEQEEDVERLAAIESDLENVAQKLHDLRRG, encoded by the exons ATGAAATGCGTGGTGGAGGCGCTGGCTGACGTGCTGTCCAGGCCACGCCCTTCACCTGTCAGCCAGGAGTGTCTGCAGACGTTGAGGACAG ACGAGCGTCTTCTTACTCTCCTGCGCCATTACGACTTTCTGAAAGAGCTGCACGACATCGCCCCCCAGG GTGGCGAAGACAGAGTCAAGCCACCAGGGGGTGCCATTGCACCCAGTCACGTGACGCGAGCTCCTCTGAGTTTAGAAGATGACGTCTCAG atcaaTCCATGTTGGACGCTTTAGGAGGACCTGGCGAGCAATCCATCCTGTCCCAGAAAAGAAGGATGACCGGGAATGAGGAcgcaaaggaggaggaggaggaggagaaaaaag GATCTGAAGGATTGAAATCTAAGGAGTTTAACAGTGAAGATGAAGAGGAGGAAGACAAGAGATCTGATATCTTCTTCTCAGACCATTCTGAGGAGAAAAAGAGTGAGGAGGAGAATGAGGATGAGATGAAGAGGAGCAGGATGAAATCATCAGGAGGTGAAAAGCAGCAGGAAGAACATCATCACTCAAAGGAGATGTCAGAGGCAGAGGAGGTGACGAAGAAGAAGGAAATGAAGATGAAGAAAAGGAACAGAACTCCAGAAGAGAAGGAGCTGCAGATGATCGCTCAAAGAGGACCAGAGGAGGAGGGCAGTGCTGTACGGAAGACAGAG CAGGAGGAAGATGTTGAAAGGCTCGCCGCCATCGAGTCCGACCTGGAAAACGTGGCTCAGAAGCTTCACGATCTTCGACGAGGCTGA